The Alistipes sp. ZOR0009 sequence TATTACCACGCCTTTGCAGAACTCCTTCTACCTTTTCTCTCAGGATAGCTACATCTGCATTGTCTTGGAGTCGGAGTTTATTGGGACTACCAGATATCTCCTTTCCCAAATGGTTTACGACTTGATACTTTCGCTAATCCTACTGCTCGTTGCTATAGCCGTGGTGATTATCGTTTTTAGGGTCTTAAAGTACCAAAGTCAGCTGCTGGAAATGAAAACCGATTTTGTGAATAACGTAACCCACGAATTCAACACCCCGTTAAGCACCATTATGATCTCAACCAATGCGCTCTCTACAAGGCAGGTTAGCGAGTCGCCTATCATGGTGTTGAAGCAGGCTGAGATGATTAAAAAGCAGAGCTATAGACTTCAAAAAATGCTCGATAACGTGGTGTTCCTTTCCGATTTCACCACCTCCAATACCCACCTTGCGGTGCAGCCAACCGATATGGAGCTATTCATTTACGAGTGCATGGCCAAGTATCAGCATCAGGAGAACCTGCACATCAGCATAACCACCAAGGGCAATAAAGTTCCGGTGCTGATTGATGAATTTTACTTTACTTCCGTTTTTAATAATCTGGTAGATAATTCGATAAAGTACTGTAACAAAACGCCTGTTTGTATCGACGTAGCCATCGAAACAGGAACTAAGCGGATGCAGATACGATTTGCCGACAACGGAGATGGGTTGAACCCCAGGTATCGTAACCGAATTTTTGCCAAGTTCGTGAGGCTTAATTCCGACAAGGGTAACACTAAAGGCGTTGGCCTAGGGCTCTACCTGGTACGGAAGGTGGTAGCTGCTCACGGCGGAACTGTTACCCTTGATAGGAATTCGGCAACCACCTGCTTTATAGTAACCCTTCCAATTCAGCAGCAATGAGTAGCAGCAAAATAAGCATACTGTTTGTAGAGGACGACCCCGATTTGGGCAACGTGCTAACCCTCTACCTCCACATGAATGGTTTTGAGGTAAGCCATTTCGAAAATGGGCGTGATGCCATTAAGGCCTTAAGTTCGTTAACTCCCGATATCTGCCTGCTCGATGTGAACATCCCCGAGATAGACGGGTTTGAGCTTGCCCAGCAGATAAAGGGCAAGCGTGCCATCCCCTTTATCTTTTTAACCGCCCGCAAGCAAAAGGAGGATCGGCTAAAGGGGCTGCAGCTCGGTGCCGACGACTACATCACCAAACCCTTCGAAGCCGACGAGCTGGTGCTGCGCATCAAGAATATCCTTTCGCGAACCAAGCGAGTAGACCACGCCGATCTTTGGATTGGCACCTACAGGCTCTCCACCCTAAATATGACCTTAACACGCAACGACCAGATCTTTTCGCTAACGGCAAGGGAGACTGAATTTCTGGCATACCTAGCCAAACGGAAAAACGAGCTTATAAAAAAGCAGGAGCTGCTGGAGGAACTCTGGGGCGAGAACGACTACTTCTTAGGTCGCAGCATGGACGTATTTTTAACCAGAATCCGTAAGTACCTTAAAGACGATCCCACCATAACGTTTGAGAACGTTAGAGGTGTCGGTTTTCGTTTTCAGGTGGGCTAGCCCATTACAAGGCAGCTACGATCTTGCTTTTTATCTATTGGAAAAAGGACGGCTGATGGGGTGTAGGTAGTTAGCCTTTTTTGCTGATATTAGAATTTAACACCTCTGATCCAAATCGTTAATGCTCCTATTCGGCCATCTCTTTAGGGCTCTCTTGGTAGTTAATATGCGCATACTTGTTGCACAGGCTAATTAGTTCATCGTTAGATTGCTTGCCGCAATTCTTTAGCGATAAAAAAATCTTTTTATCCTCGTAGTAG is a genomic window containing:
- a CDS encoding sensor histidine kinase — translated: MKRNDVENRKVRIGTIKVILIAIPIFVAGILFLFLKKAYDNELDRFSTIGNMAVSNAFFSTATASQNISSVTKQVRSHVELSKRLTPSEMAFVKTLLKSTLNDFSKVDSVVQSSLRQRGVGVSYGYRFFVDTYKVKADSGYATLVGRGGFTNRLLLYANGKPITTPLQNSFYLFSQDSYICIVLESEFIGTTRYLLSQMVYDLILSLILLLVAIAVVIIVFRVLKYQSQLLEMKTDFVNNVTHEFNTPLSTIMISTNALSTRQVSESPIMVLKQAEMIKKQSYRLQKMLDNVVFLSDFTTSNTHLAVQPTDMELFIYECMAKYQHQENLHISITTKGNKVPVLIDEFYFTSVFNNLVDNSIKYCNKTPVCIDVAIETGTKRMQIRFADNGDGLNPRYRNRIFAKFVRLNSDKGNTKGVGLGLYLVRKVVAAHGGTVTLDRNSATTCFIVTLPIQQQ
- a CDS encoding response regulator transcription factor; protein product: MSSSKISILFVEDDPDLGNVLTLYLHMNGFEVSHFENGRDAIKALSSLTPDICLLDVNIPEIDGFELAQQIKGKRAIPFIFLTARKQKEDRLKGLQLGADDYITKPFEADELVLRIKNILSRTKRVDHADLWIGTYRLSTLNMTLTRNDQIFSLTARETEFLAYLAKRKNELIKKQELLEELWGENDYFLGRSMDVFLTRIRKYLKDDPTITFENVRGVGFRFQVG